One window of Tepidanaerobacter acetatoxydans Re1 genomic DNA carries:
- a CDS encoding IS110 family transposase gives MFYVGIDIAKQNHEASIIDSNGKLLDKSISFSNSQVGCNKLIALLERFEADTSNTVIGMEATGHYWVSLYSYLIDLGFTVNVINPIQSDAFRKMYIRQTKNDSKDSFIIAQIMRFGEFSTTSLADEDVMALRQLSRYRLALVDECSDWKRKCIALLDQVFPEYSKLFSDTFGVTSRELLSKYPTPEDMLSIDTGTLSKLLSEASRGRFGISKASEIQESATNTFGINFAKDAFAFQIKQIIAQINFIEEQLKELETEISTLLHQTNSVITTITGIGDVLGAIIIGEIGDISRFEAAPQLVAYAGLDVAVKQSGDFVGTQTKISKRGSPYLRRAIWLAATVAAFKDPALSVYYQSLRARGKHHLTAIGAVARKMCNIIFAVLRDNKPYVPDIK, from the coding sequence ATGTTTTATGTTGGTATTGATATTGCTAAACAAAACCACGAAGCTTCTATTATTGATTCTAATGGTAAGCTTCTTGATAAAAGTATATCCTTTTCAAATTCTCAAGTAGGTTGCAATAAATTAATTGCCTTGCTTGAAAGATTTGAAGCTGATACTTCCAACACTGTTATTGGTATGGAAGCTACTGGTCATTATTGGGTTAGCCTTTATTCATATCTAATTGATCTAGGGTTTACTGTAAATGTTATTAACCCTATTCAATCAGATGCATTTAGAAAGATGTATATTAGGCAAACTAAGAACGACTCTAAGGATTCCTTTATCATTGCTCAAATTATGCGTTTCGGTGAATTTTCCACTACTTCTTTAGCTGATGAAGATGTTATGGCCTTACGCCAATTATCCAGATACCGTCTCGCTTTAGTAGATGAATGCTCTGATTGGAAACGCAAGTGTATTGCTCTTTTGGATCAAGTTTTCCCTGAATACTCTAAGCTTTTTTCTGATACCTTTGGAGTAACTTCTAGGGAGCTGCTCTCTAAATATCCTACTCCAGAGGATATGTTATCCATAGATACAGGGACTCTTTCCAAACTTCTATCCGAAGCTAGTAGAGGACGTTTTGGTATTTCAAAAGCTTCTGAAATTCAAGAGTCTGCTACTAATACTTTTGGTATTAACTTTGCAAAAGATGCATTTGCATTTCAAATTAAGCAAATTATTGCCCAAATTAATTTTATCGAAGAACAGCTAAAAGAACTTGAAACTGAAATTTCTACACTCCTTCACCAAACCAATTCAGTTATTACTACTATTACAGGTATTGGTGATGTTCTTGGTGCTATTATTATCGGAGAAATTGGTGATATTTCCCGTTTTGAAGCTGCACCCCAACTTGTTGCCTATGCAGGTCTTGATGTAGCCGTAAAACAATCTGGTGATTTTGTGGGGACACAGACTAAAATTTCTAAACGTGGTTCTCCATATCTTCGTAGGGCAATTTGGTTAGCTGCTACTGTTGCAGCCTTCAAAGACCCAGCTCTGTCAGTCTATTATCAATCACTTAGGGCAAGAGGGAAACATCATTTAACTGCCATTGGGGCTGTCGCTAGAAAGATGTGTAATATTATCTTTGCAGTCCTTCGTGATAACAAACCCTATGTGCCTGATATTAAATAG
- the trpB gene encoding tryptophan synthase subunit beta, translating into MSKGRFGSHGGQYIPETLMNAVIELEEAYNYYKDDSQFNAELADLFKDYAGRPSLLYFAGKMTEDLGGAKVYLKREDLNHTGAHKINNVLGQALLAKKMGKTRVIAETGAGQHGVATATAAALMGMECEIFMGKEDTRRQALNVYKMRLLGAKVHPVTSGTATLKDAVSETMREWTNRIADTHYILGSVMGPHPFPTIVRDFQSVISKEIKGQLLEKEGRLPDAVLACVGGGSNAIGAFYHFINDKSVELIGCEAAGRGVDTFETAATIATGKPGIFHGMKSYFCQDQYGQIAPVYSISAGLDYPGIGPEHAYLYDSGRAHYVAITDEEAVDAFEYLSRTEGIIPAIESAHAVAYGMKLAPKMGKDKIIVINISGRGDKDCAAIARYRGENLSE; encoded by the coding sequence ATGTCAAAAGGGAGATTTGGAAGTCATGGCGGGCAGTATATACCGGAAACATTAATGAATGCCGTAATTGAACTGGAAGAAGCATACAATTACTATAAAGATGATTCGCAATTTAATGCTGAACTTGCGGATTTATTTAAAGACTATGCCGGAAGGCCATCCCTGCTTTATTTTGCTGGGAAGATGACGGAGGACTTAGGTGGTGCAAAAGTCTATCTTAAGCGTGAAGACTTGAATCATACCGGTGCGCATAAAATAAATAATGTGTTGGGCCAGGCGCTTTTAGCAAAAAAAATGGGAAAGACTCGTGTGATTGCTGAAACCGGAGCCGGCCAACATGGAGTTGCAACTGCTACAGCAGCAGCGCTTATGGGTATGGAATGTGAAATTTTTATGGGAAAAGAAGATACTAGGCGCCAAGCTCTAAACGTCTACAAGATGAGACTTCTCGGCGCGAAGGTACATCCGGTTACCTCAGGTACCGCTACGTTAAAGGACGCAGTGTCGGAAACAATGCGTGAATGGACGAACCGCATTGCCGATACACATTATATCTTAGGTTCAGTTATGGGTCCTCATCCATTTCCAACTATTGTTAGGGATTTCCAATCAGTAATATCAAAAGAGATTAAAGGACAGTTGTTGGAAAAAGAAGGCCGTCTTCCGGATGCGGTTCTTGCATGTGTAGGCGGCGGTTCTAATGCAATTGGTGCATTCTATCATTTTATTAATGACAAATCGGTAGAGCTGATCGGCTGTGAGGCAGCCGGCAGAGGTGTTGATACTTTTGAAACGGCGGCAACCATTGCCACTGGAAAACCGGGAATCTTTCATGGCATGAAATCATACTTTTGTCAAGACCAATATGGGCAAATTGCACCGGTTTACTCTATTTCCGCCGGTCTTGATTATCCTGGAATCGGGCCGGAGCATGCTTATCTATATGATTCCGGCAGGGCACATTATGTAGCAATAACTGATGAGGAGGCGGTTGATGCCTTTGAATATCTTTCACGCACAGAAGGCATTATTCCGGCGATTGAGAGTGCTCATGCCGTGGCATATGGTATGAAGCTGGCACCTAAGATGGGTAAAGACAAAATTATAGTAATTAACATCTCCGGGCGGGGCGACAAAGACTGTGCTGCTATTGCCCGCTACAGAGGGGAGAATTTATCAGAATGA
- a CDS encoding branched-chain amino acid ABC transporter permease, whose translation MAKKYRNAILTTVLIAAFFIFLSWTKTHLDAYVMRIFNLCAINSILALSLNLTNGFTGLFSLGTAGFMAIGAYTSALLTMPPGIKTMNFFMQPINPMLLNINVHFFFALLIAGILSALVGFLIGAPVLKLKGDYLAIATLGFGEIISVVFTNTQTITNGALGLKGIPQYTDQYWSWGVAIVIILGLKSLVNSSYGRAFKAIREDEIAAQAMGINLFNHKTLSFTISAFIAGIGGALLANLNSTIDPTMFRFFFTYQILLMVVLGGMGSITGSVISACIITVLMELLRVVESPMDLGFISLPGISGMRMVVFAILLILVVLFLRHGIMGENEISWDMLLGKESGHRGNFGSQ comes from the coding sequence ATGGCTAAAAAATATCGAAATGCTATTTTAACCACTGTTCTGATAGCAGCTTTTTTTATTTTTTTATCTTGGACTAAAACCCATTTGGATGCCTATGTGATGAGAATATTTAATCTTTGTGCGATAAATAGCATTCTTGCACTGAGTTTAAATCTAACTAATGGATTTACAGGCCTTTTCTCTTTAGGTACAGCCGGATTTATGGCTATCGGGGCATATACCAGTGCTCTTTTGACAATGCCTCCGGGTATAAAAACCATGAATTTTTTCATGCAGCCTATAAACCCAATGCTGTTAAATATCAATGTCCACTTTTTCTTTGCGCTGCTCATAGCCGGTATTTTGTCGGCCTTAGTTGGGTTTCTGATTGGTGCACCGGTATTAAAGCTGAAGGGTGATTATCTGGCTATTGCGACATTGGGTTTTGGAGAAATAATCTCAGTTGTATTTACAAATACCCAGACGATTACTAATGGTGCCCTGGGTTTAAAAGGAATACCTCAATATACCGACCAATATTGGAGTTGGGGTGTAGCTATTGTAATTATTTTAGGATTAAAATCATTAGTAAATTCCAGCTATGGTAGAGCCTTTAAAGCCATACGTGAAGATGAAATAGCTGCACAGGCTATGGGTATTAATCTTTTTAATCATAAGACACTATCATTTACTATAAGCGCATTTATAGCAGGTATTGGCGGCGCTCTCCTTGCAAATCTGAATTCCACAATAGATCCTACCATGTTTAGATTTTTCTTCACATATCAGATTTTATTGATGGTTGTTCTTGGCGGTATGGGGAGTATTACGGGATCAGTTATTTCGGCATGCATAATAACGGTTCTGATGGAATTGCTTCGAGTAGTAGAATCACCCATGGATTTAGGATTTATAAGCTTACCCGGAATTTCCGGAATGAGGATGGTGGTTTTTGCTATTCTTTTGATTCTGGTAGTATTGTTTCTGAGGCATGGGATCATGGGTGAGAATGAAATATCATGGGATATGCTGCTGGGAAAGGAGAGCGGTCATCGTGGCAATTTTGGAAGTCAATAA
- a CDS encoding ABC transporter ATP-binding protein: MAILEVNKITIKFGGLTAVSNFSLNLKEGEIVGLIGPNGAGKTTAFNAITGIYVPTSGSIMFQGNDITRLLPDKITKLGVARTFQNIRLFENMSVFENVLVGHHLRIKSSFIDATFRTPKYNREEKMMRDQTLELLEKVNLTEYLNEKASSLPYGQQRHLEIARALATRPKLLLLDEPAAGMNPKESEELMEFLKQIRDKFNLTILLIEHHMQVVMGICERILVLDHGITIAEGTPDEVQNNQKVIEAYLGVELDA; the protein is encoded by the coding sequence GTGGCAATTTTGGAAGTCAATAAAATAACCATTAAATTCGGAGGTTTAACCGCAGTTTCTAATTTTTCATTAAATCTAAAAGAGGGTGAAATAGTAGGCTTAATTGGTCCAAACGGTGCAGGCAAGACTACCGCCTTCAACGCCATAACCGGAATATATGTTCCTACATCCGGAAGTATAATGTTTCAAGGAAACGATATTACTAGACTTTTACCGGATAAAATAACAAAACTCGGAGTGGCAAGGACGTTTCAAAATATACGACTTTTTGAAAACATGTCTGTTTTTGAAAATGTTCTGGTAGGCCATCATCTTAGAATAAAATCGAGTTTTATTGATGCAACCTTTCGAACACCTAAATATAATAGAGAAGAAAAAATGATGAGAGATCAGACACTTGAACTGCTGGAAAAAGTAAATCTCACGGAATACCTTAATGAAAAGGCAAGTTCGTTGCCATATGGTCAACAAAGACATTTGGAAATAGCACGGGCTCTTGCAACCCGCCCCAAACTTCTTTTGCTGGATGAACCGGCTGCCGGAATGAATCCCAAGGAATCGGAAGAGTTAATGGAGTTTTTGAAACAAATCCGGGATAAATTTAACTTGACAATTTTGCTTATTGAACATCATATGCAAGTAGTTATGGGGATTTGTGAAAGAATTCTAGTACTTGATCATGGAATAACCATAGCTGAAGGCACGCCTGATGAAGTTCAAAACAATCAGAAGGTTATAGAAGCATATCTGGGGGTGGAGTTGGATGCTTGA
- a CDS encoding ABC transporter ATP-binding protein, with amino-acid sequence MLEVKNLNVRYGGIHAVRGIDFNVPEGSIVTLIGANGAGKSSSLRAICNLVKKTGNVAFMGQDISKIPTKDIVKMGITMVPEGRRVFSDLTIYENLILGAYTRKDKENVKKDMEWVYSIFPRLKERETQMAGTLSGGEQQMLALGRALMSRPKLLMLDEPSLGLAPILVKDVFSVIKKIHDDGVTILLIEQNARMALKIADYAYVLETGTITLTGTGEELLQNDKVLKAYLGGV; translated from the coding sequence ATGCTTGAAGTAAAAAATCTGAATGTAAGATACGGTGGTATTCATGCGGTAAGAGGCATCGATTTTAATGTTCCTGAAGGAAGTATCGTAACACTTATAGGTGCAAATGGTGCCGGTAAGAGCTCCTCTCTTAGAGCAATATGCAATCTAGTTAAGAAAACCGGCAATGTAGCATTTATGGGTCAAGACATTTCCAAAATACCTACAAAAGATATTGTAAAGATGGGAATAACCATGGTTCCCGAAGGCAGAAGGGTATTTAGTGATTTGACAATATATGAAAATCTGATTTTGGGTGCTTATACAAGAAAAGATAAAGAAAACGTAAAAAAAGACATGGAATGGGTCTATTCAATTTTCCCGCGGCTCAAAGAAAGGGAAACTCAGATGGCAGGTACACTTTCAGGTGGTGAGCAGCAGATGCTGGCCTTGGGCAGGGCTTTAATGTCAAGGCCAAAGCTTTTAATGTTGGATGAACCGTCATTGGGGCTTGCACCAATACTTGTAAAGGATGTTTTTTCAGTAATAAAAAAGATTCATGATGATGGGGTAACCATTCTTTTAATCGAACAAAATGCCCGTATGGCTTTAAAAATAGCAGATTATGCTTATGTCCTTGAAACCGGAACAATAACACTTACCGGAACCGGAGAAGAACTTCTTCAAAATGACAAGGTATTGAAGGCTTATTTAGGTGGGGTTTAA
- the zupT gene encoding zinc transporter ZupT: MDQRTFTALIISIAAGMSTLLGAILIFFTKSKSEKIVSCSLGFAAGVMISVSFSDLLPQAQQAIGIYTGENRAIIFSVIFMALGLSAALVIDYFVPHEEFDTEKNDKPHQNLYRVGFVSMLAMMLHNFPEGIATFMAGYNDPTLGASIGFAIAFHNIPEGISVAMPIYFATQSKITALKYTFLSGVAEPIGAILAFLVLRPFINEFLLGAIFAAVAGIMIYISFEELIPTSRQYGYSRLALLSSFAGICIMPLSGAIFI; this comes from the coding sequence TTGGACCAACGTACTTTTACAGCATTAATAATTTCTATTGCAGCTGGTATGTCAACATTATTAGGGGCGATTTTAATATTTTTTACAAAATCTAAAAGTGAAAAGATAGTATCGTGTTCATTAGGATTTGCGGCGGGAGTGATGATATCAGTATCATTTTCCGATTTACTGCCGCAAGCTCAGCAGGCTATCGGGATTTATACCGGAGAAAACCGAGCAATAATCTTTTCAGTTATATTTATGGCATTAGGCCTATCAGCGGCTTTGGTAATTGATTATTTTGTGCCACATGAAGAATTTGATACTGAAAAAAATGATAAGCCACATCAAAATCTTTATCGAGTTGGTTTTGTATCAATGCTGGCAATGATGCTGCATAATTTCCCCGAGGGAATAGCAACTTTTATGGCTGGCTATAATGATCCTACTTTGGGAGCATCAATAGGTTTTGCAATTGCCTTTCACAATATACCTGAGGGTATCTCGGTAGCTATGCCGATATATTTTGCAACACAGAGCAAAATAACTGCTTTAAAATACACCTTTTTATCAGGTGTTGCAGAGCCTATTGGTGCAATTTTAGCCTTTCTTGTGTTAAGACCGTTTATTAATGAGTTTTTGCTAGGAGCAATATTTGCGGCAGTAGCAGGTATCATGATTTATATAAGTTTCGAGGAGCTTATTCCAACATCTCGGCAGTATGGTTACAGCAGACTGGCTCTTTTATCATCTTTTGCAGGTATTTGCATAATGCCCTTAAGTGGTGCTATTTTTATATAA
- a CDS encoding phosphoribosylanthranilate isomerase, protein MSDTKIKICGLFRLCDAEYVNCAMPDYAGFVFYPQSRRNISLKLALELRKALHPAIATVGVFVNASYTEIVELCCQNIINVVQLHGSESNEFISGLRCILPENKIWKAYRIRSAKDLEVAKTSAADMVLLDNGHGSGKRFDWSLIMDFCRPFILAGGLTPENIPDAIKQFNPYALDISSGVESDGVKDKTKIYAAVAAARRG, encoded by the coding sequence ATGAGTGACACAAAGATTAAGATATGCGGTCTTTTTCGGTTGTGTGATGCAGAGTATGTCAACTGTGCTATGCCTGATTATGCAGGGTTTGTGTTTTACCCTCAAAGCCGCAGAAATATATCGTTAAAACTGGCATTGGAGCTGCGCAAGGCATTGCACCCGGCAATAGCTACTGTTGGGGTATTTGTAAATGCATCTTACACAGAGATTGTTGAATTATGCTGCCAAAATATTATAAATGTAGTTCAACTGCATGGCAGCGAAAGTAATGAATTTATATCCGGCCTCCGATGCATTCTTCCGGAAAATAAGATTTGGAAGGCATACAGAATTCGCTCGGCAAAGGATTTAGAGGTTGCTAAAACAAGTGCGGCAGACATGGTGCTTTTGGACAACGGGCATGGTTCTGGAAAACGTTTTGACTGGTCACTGATAATGGATTTTTGTCGCCCGTTTATTCTTGCCGGAGGTCTGACACCGGAAAATATTCCGGATGCAATTAAACAATTTAATCCCTACGCACTGGATATTAGTTCAGGAGTAGAATCAGACGGCGTAAAAGATAAAACAAAAATTTATGCGGCAGTTGCTGCAGCTAGGAGAGGTTAA
- a CDS encoding branched-chain amino acid ABC transporter permease, protein MTAGLFFQHLVNGISLGSLYALIAIGYTMVYGIVRLINFAHGDIIMLAAYFVFFGVGMFSLPWWLAVIVSIALTVLVGIVIEKAAYKPLREAPRISVLISAIGVSFFLENMGLVVFGGRAKAFYVPPIFKGVINISGVSITSLGIIIPIISAILLFGMVYIVNHTVTGMAMRACSKDMDTAKLMGIDVDAIISFTFGIGSALAAVGGIMWALKYPQIHPLIGIMPGLKCFIAAVVGGIGNIPGAMLGGFLLGLGEILLVAFLPGLSGYRDAFAFIILIVILLFKPTGILGEKVAEKV, encoded by the coding sequence ATGACAGCGGGACTTTTTTTCCAGCATCTTGTCAATGGTATTTCTCTTGGAAGCCTCTACGCCCTTATCGCCATAGGATATACTATGGTATATGGAATTGTAAGACTTATAAACTTCGCTCATGGTGATATAATCATGCTGGCGGCATATTTTGTATTTTTTGGCGTAGGGATGTTTTCACTTCCGTGGTGGCTTGCAGTCATAGTTTCTATTGCACTTACAGTATTGGTCGGCATAGTCATAGAAAAGGCCGCGTATAAGCCATTAAGAGAGGCACCGAGAATTTCTGTATTAATTTCAGCTATCGGGGTTTCGTTTTTTTTAGAAAACATGGGTTTGGTAGTGTTTGGAGGCCGCGCAAAAGCATTTTACGTACCACCTATTTTTAAAGGTGTTATCAACATATCAGGTGTTTCAATCACAAGTCTTGGCATAATTATACCTATAATTTCTGCAATCTTATTGTTCGGTATGGTGTATATTGTCAACCATACCGTAACCGGAATGGCAATGAGAGCATGTTCCAAAGACATGGATACTGCCAAGCTCATGGGCATAGATGTGGATGCAATAATATCATTCACGTTTGGAATCGGTTCTGCCTTGGCAGCGGTAGGCGGCATCATGTGGGCGTTAAAATATCCTCAGATTCATCCGCTCATAGGTATTATGCCCGGACTCAAGTGCTTCATTGCTGCAGTTGTAGGCGGTATCGGAAATATTCCGGGAGCTATGCTTGGGGGATTCCTTTTGGGTCTTGGAGAAATCTTGCTTGTAGCTTTTTTGCCTGGTCTTTCGGGATATAGGGATGCATTTGCATTCATTATTTTGATAGTAATTCTGCTGTTTAAGCCCACCGGTATCTTGGGTGAGAAAGTGGCAGAGAAGGTGTAG
- a CDS encoding ABC transporter substrate-binding protein: protein MGKLFVVSVILLLTMSLVLSGCGSKPAETEKKAEDAEQKAADEDVIRIGVYEPMTGASAAGGQMTVEGIELAKEMYPEVLGKEIKLFIVDNKTDKTESANAVARLIEKDKVCVIIGSYGSSNSMAGGQVAKEKKVPAIGCSPTNPLVTLDNDYYFRVCFIDPFQGKVMAKYAFNTLKAKKAAIIMDMANDYSVGLSNFFREAFIELTGDKDAIVAETKYKTNDQDFSAQLTAIKDLKPDVIFAPGNYGESALLIKQARDLGITAPFLGGDTYEAPEFIDIGGKEVEGVSFSTHYTAEAPVTEVSKEFLDAFEKKYGQPPSAFAALGFDAYLVAREAIEKAGSADPQAIRDEIAKIQNFEGATGIISLDENGDANKSAVIKQVKDGKFVYIETVQPD from the coding sequence ATGGGGAAACTATTTGTTGTGTCTGTAATTCTTTTGTTAACGATGTCACTTGTGTTGTCGGGCTGTGGCAGTAAACCTGCTGAAACGGAAAAGAAAGCTGAGGATGCTGAACAAAAAGCCGCAGACGAAGATGTTATCAGAATTGGCGTTTATGAACCCATGACAGGGGCTAGTGCTGCTGGTGGCCAGATGACAGTAGAAGGTATTGAGTTGGCAAAGGAAATGTATCCAGAAGTGCTTGGTAAAGAAATCAAGCTGTTTATTGTAGATAACAAGACAGATAAAACTGAATCTGCTAATGCCGTTGCGCGCTTGATTGAAAAAGATAAAGTCTGTGTAATAATCGGTTCCTACGGCAGTTCAAATTCAATGGCTGGAGGACAAGTTGCTAAAGAGAAAAAAGTCCCGGCAATTGGATGTTCACCAACAAATCCTCTTGTTACCCTTGACAATGACTATTATTTTAGGGTGTGTTTCATAGATCCATTTCAGGGTAAAGTAATGGCAAAATACGCATTCAATACACTAAAAGCCAAAAAGGCCGCCATAATAATGGACATGGCAAATGATTACTCGGTAGGTCTTTCTAATTTCTTCAGAGAGGCTTTTATAGAGCTAACCGGAGATAAAGATGCCATTGTTGCTGAAACGAAATATAAGACAAATGACCAGGATTTCTCGGCACAGCTGACTGCAATAAAAGATTTAAAACCTGATGTAATTTTTGCTCCTGGTAATTATGGTGAATCCGCTTTGCTTATAAAACAGGCAAGAGACTTGGGAATTACTGCACCATTTCTTGGCGGAGATACCTATGAAGCACCGGAATTTATAGATATAGGCGGCAAAGAAGTTGAGGGAGTATCGTTTAGTACCCACTATACAGCTGAAGCTCCAGTTACCGAGGTTTCAAAAGAATTTTTAGATGCCTTTGAGAAAAAATATGGTCAACCTCCCAGTGCTTTTGCAGCTTTAGGTTTTGATGCCTATCTCGTAGCCAGAGAAGCAATTGAAAAGGCCGGTTCTGCAGATCCGCAGGCTATAAGGGATGAAATTGCTAAAATTCAAAACTTTGAAGGTGCAACCGGTATAATTTCCCTTGATGAAAATGGAGATGCCAATAAAAGCGCAGTGATAAAACAGGTAAAAGATGGTAAGTTTGTTTACATTGAAACAGTTCAGCCCGATTAA
- the trpA gene encoding tryptophan synthase subunit alpha: protein MSNIKSAFDHGKAFVAFLTCGDPDLDTTEKLVRAIADAGADLIELGIPFSDPTAEGPIIQAANLRALTGGVTTDDIFEMVYKVRKTVKIPMVFMTYANVVFSYGTERFMRTAAEAGMDGLILPDVPFEEKEDFAPACRMYGLELISLIAPTSNQRILMIAKEAEGFVYCISSLGVTGIRNEINSDVDNMVKLVRESTNIPTAIGFGISTPAQATKMAQIADGIIVGSAIVKIIGEYGRDAVIPVSDYVKAMKEAIS from the coding sequence ATGAGTAATATAAAAAGTGCATTTGACCACGGGAAGGCGTTTGTTGCATTTTTAACCTGTGGTGATCCGGATTTAGATACCACAGAAAAGCTAGTAAGAGCCATTGCCGATGCCGGCGCGGATCTTATTGAACTTGGGATTCCATTTTCCGATCCAACGGCCGAAGGACCAATCATTCAAGCTGCAAACCTGCGAGCGCTTACCGGTGGCGTAACGACAGATGATATATTTGAGATGGTTTATAAAGTCAGAAAAACTGTTAAAATCCCTATGGTGTTTATGACATATGCCAATGTGGTATTTTCATATGGAACGGAGCGCTTTATGAGAACGGCTGCCGAGGCTGGTATGGACGGATTGATACTTCCCGATGTGCCCTTCGAGGAGAAAGAGGATTTTGCACCTGCCTGTAGAATGTATGGATTAGAGCTTATTTCCCTTATCGCACCTACGTCAAACCAACGCATTTTGATGATTGCAAAAGAAGCGGAAGGCTTTGTTTACTGTATATCCTCTTTGGGAGTTACAGGAATAAGAAATGAGATTAATTCTGATGTAGATAATATGGTAAAACTTGTCCGAGAGTCCACTAATATCCCTACAGCAATTGGGTTCGGAATCTCAACTCCTGCTCAAGCAACGAAAATGGCTCAAATAGCTGATGGTATAATTGTAGGTTCAGCTATTGTCAAGATTATAGGAGAGTATGGGAGGGATGCCGTAATCCCGGTCTCGGATTATGTAAAGGCAATGAAAGAAGCGATAAGCTGA